The following proteins come from a genomic window of Lolium rigidum isolate FL_2022 chromosome 5, APGP_CSIRO_Lrig_0.1, whole genome shotgun sequence:
- the LOC124655014 gene encoding queuine tRNA-ribosyltransferase catalytic subunit 1-like encodes MALRFEVLGRFNRARAARLTLPHFTCQTPLFMPVGTQGTIKGLTTDQLEAIGCQIILGNTYHLELRPGSQLIDDLGGLHKFMNWKRALLTDSGGFQMVSLLHLADITEEGVTFQSPVDGKPMLLTPEESIHIQNNIGADIIMALDDVVKTTITGPRIEEAMYRTLRWIDRCISAHKKPDVQNLFGIVQGGLDPVLRDICVRGLVERNLPGYAIGGLAGGEDKDSFWRVVAQCTAGLPEDKPRYVMGVGYPLDIVVCSALGADMYDCVYPTRTARFGTALVPEGVLKLKQNAMATDERPIDPSCPCMVCKNYTRAYLHCLVTKDPMGSQLLSYHNLSFMMRLSRDLHMSILEGRFPEFVRGFLRVQFPKGDVPKWVHNAMEVAGIDISECCTPTNCQHDAMEDTGVDISELCPPTKCP; translated from the exons ATGGCGCTCCGGTTCGAG GTATTAGGAAGATTTAATCGTGCTCGTGCAGCTCGGTTAACTCTGCCACACTTTACTTGCCAAACACCACTTTTTATGCCTGTTGGAACCCAAG GTACAATAAAAGGCTTGACTACAGACCAGTTAGAGGCCATAGGTTGCCAGATAATACTTGGAAATACCTATCACCTTGAACTTCGTCCAGGCTCTCAACTTATTGATGACTTGGGTGGCCTTCACAAGTTTATGAATTGGAAAAGGGCATTGTTGACTGACTCTGGTGGTTTCCAAATG GTCTCTTTGCTGCATTTAGCTGACATTACTGAGGAAGGAGTTACATTCCAG TCACCTGTTGATGGGAAACCCATGCTCCTGACACCTGAGGAGTCAATACATATTCAG AATAACATTGGAGCTGATATAATCATGGCTCTTGACGATGTTGTGAAGACCACAATTACTGGCCCAAGGATAGAGGAAGCTATGTATCGTACCCTTCGTTGGATTGATAGGTGCATATCTG CTCACAAGAAACCTGATGTCCAAAATTTATTTGGGATTGTTCAAGGAGGATTAGATCCAGTTCTTAG AGATATTTGCGTGAGGGGCTTGGTTGAGCGGAACCTTCCTGG ATATGCTATCGGTGGTCTTGCAGGTGGTGAAGATAAAGATTCGTTCTGGCGTGTTGTTGCCCAGTGCACTGCTGGATTGCCTGAAGATAAACCCCGATATGTTATG GGTGTTGGCTATCCACTTGATATTGTAGTATGCAGTGCTTTGGGTGCAGATATGTATGACTGTGTCTATCCAACGCGCACTGCCCGCTTTGGGACCGCACTTGTGCCTGAG GGTGTTCTGAAGTTGAAACAAAACGCGATGGCAACTGATGAGCGGCCAATTGATCCTTCATGTCCGTGCATG GTCTGCAAAAATTATACACGTGCTTACTTGCATTGCCTCGTCACAAAAGATCCTATGGGTTCTCAACTGCTGTCATATCATAATTTATCTTTTATGATGCGG TTAAGTAGAGATCTCCATATGTCAATTCTTGAAGGAAGATTCCCAGA ATTTGTGAGAGGATTTTTGAGGGTGCAG TTCCCAAAGGGCGACGTGCCAAAGTGGGTTCATAATGCGATGGAGGTTGCCGGCATTGACATATCAGAGTGCTGCACTCCCACAAATTGTCAGCACGATGCCATGGAGGATACTGGCGTTGACATATCGGAGCTGTGCCCACCGACCAAATGTCCCTGA
- the LOC124653810 gene encoding dicarboxylate transporter 2.1, chloroplastic-like, whose protein sequence is MEHLRIAVSHRPPPLLPAPNHLRRRQLSLPAPLPLHLPSSSLSSRHHLAPAPRRHTPPLLASQTPTPDPDPDPEPSAPPAGAKLVPLLLSLGAGLAVRFLAPRPAEVSLQAWQLLSIFLSTIAGLVLGPLPVGAWAFLGLTAAVATRTLPFDAAFSAFTNEVIWLIVISFFFARGFVKTGLGDRIATYFIKWLGSSTLGLSYGLTISEACIAPAMPSTTARAGGVFLPIIKSLSLSAGSKPNDPSSRKLGSYLVMTQFQAASNSSALFLTAAAQNLLCLKLAEELGIIVANPWVAWFKAASLPAIVSLLATPYLLYKIFPPEIKDTPEAPALAAEKLKRMGPVTKNEWVMIGTMLLAVSLWVFGDAIGVSSVVAAMLGLSILLLLGVLDWDDCLSEKSAWDTLSWFAVLVAMAGQLTNLGIVSWMSTSVAKMLSSFSLSWPAAFVVLEASYFLIHYLFASQTGHVGALFSAFLAMHLAAGVPGVLSALALAFNTNLFGALTHYSSGQAAVYFGAGYLELPDIFKLGFVTALINALIWGVVGTFWWKFLGLY, encoded by the exons atgGAGCACCTCCGGATCGCCGTCTCCCACCGCCCGCCTCCGCTCCTTCCCGCCCCgaaccacctccgccgccgccagctctCCCTCCCCGCTCCCCTGCCCCTCCATCTCCCCTCCAGCTCCCTCTCTTCCCGGCATCACCTCGCCCCCGCCCCTCGCCGCCACACCCCGCCTCTCCTCGCCTCCCAAACACCGACCCCCGACCCCGACCCCGACCCCGAGCCCAGCGCGCCCCCCGCCGGTGCCAAGCTCGTCCCGCTCCTCCTCTCCCTGGGGGCGGGCCTCGCGGTGCGCTTCCTGGCGCCGCGGCCCGCCGAGGTGAGCCTGCAGGCGTGGCAGCTGCTCTCCATCTTCCTCTCCACCATCGCGGGGCTCGTGCTGGGCCCGCTCCCCGTGGGCGCCTGGGCCTTCCTCGgcctcaccgccgccgtcgccacgcGGACGCTCCCCTTCGACGCCGCCTTCTCCGCCTTCACCAACGAGGTCATCTGGCTCATCgtcatctccttcttcttcgcgcGGGGATTCGTCAAGACCGGCCTCGGCGACCGCATCGCCACATACTTCATCAAGTGGCTCGGGAGCAGCACCCTCGGCCTGTCCTACGGCCTCACCATCAGCGAGGCATGCATCGCGCCCGCCATGCCCAGCACCACCGCCAGGGCCGGGGGCGTGTTCCTGCCCATCATCAAGTCGCTCTCGCTCTCGGCGGGCAGCAAGCCTAACGACCCCTCGTCGCGGAAGCTCGGGTCCTATCTCGTGATGACCCAATTTCAG GCTGCTAGTAACTCGAGTGCCCTCTTCCTGACAGCTGCTGCACAAAATCTGTTGTGCTTGAAGCTAGCAGAGGAGCTTGGTATAATAGTTGCTAATCCATGGGTAGCTTGGTTCAAGGCTGCTAGTTTGCCGGCTATTGTGTCTCTACTAGCAACACCATACTTGCTATACAAAATCTTCCCCCCTGAAATAAAGGACACACCTGAAGCCCCAGCATTAGCTGCAGAGAAGCTGAAGCGCATGGGCCCAGTGACTAAGAATGAATGGGTAATGATTGGTACAATGCTTCTTGCAGTCTCATTATGGGTTTTTGG GGATGCTATTGGTGTATCTAGTGTTGTTGCTGCAATGCTTGGGCTCTCTATTCTTCTCCTGCTCGGTGTGCTAGACTGGGATGATTGCTTGAGTGAAAAGTCAGCCTGGGATACACTGTCCTGGTTTGCAGTTCTAGTTGCCATGGCAGGGCAGCTCACAAACCTCGGAATCGTGTCGTGGATGTCAACTTCTGTCGCCAAGATGCTTTCATCTTTCTCTTTGAGCTGGCCTGCGGCTTTCGTTGTTCTCGAGGCCTCCTACTTCCTCATCCACTATCTATTTGCGAGCCAAACTGGACATGTTGGAGCCCTGTTCTCTGCGTTTCTGGCCATGCATTTGGCGGCCGGTGTTCCCGGCGTGCTGTCTGCGCTTGCTTTGGCGTTCAACACGAACTTGTTTGGCGCGCTCACTCACTATAGCAGTGGGCAAGCTGCGGTGTACTTTGGAG CGGGTTATCTGGAGCTTCCGGATATATTCAAGCTGGGCTTCGTAACAGCCTTGATCAACGCTTTGATATGGGGAGTCGTTGGAACCTTTTGGTGGAAATTCCTGGGGCTCTATTGA